The following proteins are co-located in the Fimbriiglobus ruber genome:
- a CDS encoding heavy metal translocating P-type ATPase yields MPTRRSLSLDLAPADQTATDPVCGMSVETTTPRGGTHSHNGTIYYFCSDGCRRKFAADADKYLSGGHQPMTAEPPIVAPVPGARYVCPMDPDVVSDRPGACPKCGMALEPDVPSDSDAPDPEQRDMTRRLIVGVVLGVPLLILAMTDMFVPSQPLAAAIGERLLVVQAVLATPIVVWCGWPLLVRAWNSVRAISPNMFTLIGLGVGVAYVYSLVALALVLSGTHLVHSLGQHELEPFFESAAWVVILVLVGQVLELRARTRTGDAVRKLVRLTPKTARVILSDGREEDRPLEMVHPGDVVRVRPGEYVPVDGTVRDGTTTVDESSLTGEPTPVPKTAAAAVMAGTVNGSGSITVTVARVGGETVLAQVIHLVGIAQRSRIPIQRLVDHVSAWFVPAVVLIAAATFAGWLWFGPPESRLVYAVVCSVSVLVIACPCALGLATPMALVVGIGRAAGQGVLFRDAAALERLGSVDAVVFDKTGTLTVGRPKILSSTIDDAALVLAASVEQASEHPLATAIVKHATEERRLTLRPAQNVQATAGQGVRGTVDNRVVLAGNLAYLQANGLSIGKEGEALSPNLPSTGTIVYVAIDGKYEGYFVVGDELRPESAAAVASLTEAGIRVVMLTGDRKAAAEAMAKQVGIHEVIAETLPADKYKAIEKLKAEGRVVAMVGDGINDAPALAAADVGIALGTGTDVAVTAAGVTLVRPDLRGVVAARELSRATIRSIRQNLGLAFVYNVLAIPVAAGLLVPFGGSLIGPVWAAAAMSLSSVSVILNSLRPTRPSAPATTFRTSPPATTAG; encoded by the coding sequence ATGCCGACACGCCGCTCCCTGTCACTCGATCTGGCTCCGGCCGATCAAACCGCCACCGACCCCGTGTGCGGCATGTCCGTCGAGACAACGACCCCGCGGGGAGGTACGCACTCCCACAACGGGACGATCTACTACTTCTGCAGCGACGGCTGCCGCCGCAAGTTCGCCGCGGACGCGGATAAGTATCTGTCCGGCGGCCACCAACCGATGACGGCGGAACCGCCGATCGTGGCTCCGGTCCCCGGCGCTCGCTACGTCTGCCCGATGGACCCGGACGTCGTCAGCGACCGCCCGGGGGCGTGCCCGAAGTGCGGGATGGCGCTCGAACCAGATGTCCCGTCCGATTCCGACGCACCCGATCCCGAACAACGGGACATGACTCGGCGCCTGATCGTGGGCGTTGTTCTCGGTGTGCCGTTGCTGATCCTGGCCATGACGGACATGTTCGTCCCGTCTCAACCGCTCGCGGCGGCGATCGGGGAACGGCTGCTGGTCGTGCAGGCCGTCCTCGCCACGCCGATCGTCGTTTGGTGTGGGTGGCCGCTGCTCGTCCGGGCCTGGAACTCGGTCCGCGCGATCAGCCCGAACATGTTCACCTTAATCGGCCTCGGGGTCGGCGTCGCCTACGTTTACAGCCTCGTCGCACTGGCCCTGGTTCTGTCCGGAACGCACCTCGTCCACTCGTTGGGACAACACGAGCTGGAGCCGTTCTTCGAAAGTGCCGCCTGGGTCGTGATCCTCGTGCTGGTCGGGCAGGTTCTCGAACTTCGCGCCCGGACGCGGACCGGCGACGCCGTCCGCAAGTTGGTCCGCCTCACACCGAAGACCGCACGGGTGATCCTCTCCGACGGCCGCGAGGAAGACCGACCACTGGAAATGGTCCACCCCGGCGACGTGGTTCGCGTCCGCCCCGGGGAGTATGTCCCGGTCGACGGGACCGTTCGGGACGGGACCACGACCGTGGACGAATCGTCCCTGACCGGCGAGCCAACGCCCGTGCCCAAAACGGCTGCCGCGGCGGTGATGGCCGGCACGGTGAACGGGTCCGGGTCGATCACCGTGACCGTCGCCCGGGTCGGCGGGGAGACGGTCCTCGCCCAGGTGATCCACCTCGTCGGGATCGCCCAGCGGAGTCGAATCCCCATCCAGCGCCTGGTCGACCATGTCTCGGCTTGGTTCGTCCCGGCGGTCGTGTTGATCGCGGCGGCCACGTTCGCCGGCTGGCTCTGGTTCGGACCGCCGGAATCCCGCCTCGTCTACGCCGTCGTCTGCTCGGTTTCGGTCCTGGTCATCGCCTGTCCGTGTGCCCTCGGGTTAGCAACCCCGATGGCCCTTGTGGTCGGGATCGGCCGTGCGGCGGGGCAGGGGGTGCTGTTCCGCGACGCGGCCGCCCTGGAGCGGCTAGGGTCCGTCGATGCGGTCGTCTTCGACAAGACCGGCACGTTGACCGTCGGGCGGCCCAAGATTCTGTCATCGACGATTGACGATGCCGCCCTCGTCCTGGCAGCGTCCGTCGAGCAAGCCAGCGAACATCCCCTGGCGACTGCCATCGTCAAGCACGCGACGGAGGAACGCCGGTTGACTCTCCGACCGGCACAAAACGTCCAGGCGACTGCCGGGCAGGGTGTGCGTGGGACGGTGGACAACCGCGTGGTTCTGGCGGGTAATCTGGCCTACCTTCAGGCGAACGGGCTGAGTATCGGGAAAGAAGGAGAAGCACTTTCTCCCAACCTGCCGTCAACGGGCACGATCGTCTACGTTGCGATCGACGGGAAGTACGAGGGCTATTTCGTCGTCGGTGACGAGTTACGCCCGGAAAGCGCGGCAGCCGTCGCCAGCTTGACCGAGGCCGGCATCCGGGTCGTGATGCTGACGGGGGACCGAAAAGCGGCGGCCGAAGCGATGGCGAAACAGGTCGGCATCCACGAGGTCATCGCGGAGACGCTGCCGGCGGACAAGTACAAGGCAATCGAGAAGCTGAAGGCCGAGGGCCGCGTGGTTGCGATGGTCGGGGACGGGATCAACGACGCGCCGGCGTTGGCCGCCGCGGACGTTGGTATCGCGCTCGGGACGGGGACCGACGTGGCCGTCACCGCGGCCGGTGTGACGCTGGTGCGGCCCGACCTCCGTGGGGTTGTTGCGGCCCGCGAACTGAGCCGCGCGACCATCCGCTCGATCCGGCAGAACCTCGGGCTCGCCTTCGTTTACAACGTACTCGCGATCCCGGTCGCCGCCGGGTTGCTGGTCCCGTTCGGCGGCTCGCTGATCGGCCCGGTGTGGGCGGCGGCGGCCATGAGCCTGAGTTCGGTGTCGGTGATCCTTAACTCCCTGCGGCCGACCCGCCCTTCAGCCCCTGCCACCACTTTCCGAACGTCTCCCCCAGCCACCACCGCGGGGTGA
- a CDS encoding TIGR00730 family Rossman fold protein, with the protein MYGFRKLHFIGPCVTVFGSARFPEGHPYYELARAVGRLLANRGFTVMTGGGPGIMEAANRGAKEAGGRSIGCNIVLPHEQKPNPYVDCSIDFEYFFVRKLMLTKYSYAFIVMPGGFGTMDELFEVLTLIQTGKLADFPVALMGTEYYKAGVDMLRHMVEERTIDALDLTKLDVNDDPVQVVNGVTAAAMKRFGLTYGPDVTPRWWLGETFGKWWQGLKGGSAAGS; encoded by the coding sequence GTGTACGGGTTCCGGAAGTTGCACTTCATCGGGCCGTGCGTGACCGTGTTCGGGTCCGCCCGATTCCCCGAAGGGCACCCGTACTACGAACTCGCGCGGGCGGTCGGACGGTTGCTCGCCAATCGCGGGTTCACGGTCATGACCGGCGGCGGCCCGGGGATCATGGAGGCGGCCAACCGCGGGGCGAAGGAAGCCGGCGGCCGGTCGATCGGCTGCAACATCGTCCTGCCCCACGAGCAGAAACCTAACCCCTACGTCGATTGCAGCATCGATTTCGAATACTTCTTCGTCCGCAAGCTGATGCTGACGAAATACAGCTATGCGTTCATCGTCATGCCCGGCGGGTTCGGCACGATGGACGAACTCTTCGAGGTGTTGACCCTCATCCAGACGGGAAAGCTGGCGGATTTCCCGGTCGCCCTGATGGGAACGGAATACTACAAGGCGGGCGTCGACATGCTGCGGCACATGGTCGAGGAGCGCACGATCGACGCCCTCGACCTGACCAAGCTCGACGTCAACGACGACCCCGTTCAAGTCGTGAACGGGGTGACGGCGGCGGCGATGAAGCGGTTCGGTCTGACCTATGGCCCCGACGTCACCCCGCGGTGGTGGCTGGGGGAGACGTTCGGAAAGTGGTGGCAGGGGCTGAAGGGCGGGTCGGCCGCAGGGAGTTAA
- a CDS encoding sugar phosphate isomerase/epimerase family protein: MKLGLINSAWVQAGKGTAHGIQMTKEIGFDTIDIFADPLDIDARERRLIRTECERVGLPVVSVACVAAGLIDFNPAVQRFHVSRCKAYLDFAYELGARNVLLVLGEYIWERQVIPPAEQWATGVKHLAALGDYAAALGVEIALELEPFKLSLLNSVPNMVKFIDDVNHPAVRANIDVSHLLLAGSAPEELRALKGKAAHVHISDCDGKVHGDLPPGRGVVDFGPYLREIRDLAIDGAISIELEYSPEPDKIADWVREAYTATDRLMREAGIPR, translated from the coding sequence ATGAAGCTCGGCCTTATCAATTCGGCCTGGGTTCAAGCGGGCAAGGGAACGGCTCACGGCATTCAGATGACCAAGGAGATCGGCTTCGACACGATCGACATCTTTGCGGACCCCCTCGACATCGACGCCCGCGAACGAAGGCTCATCCGGACCGAGTGCGAGCGCGTCGGGCTACCGGTTGTTAGCGTCGCGTGCGTGGCCGCCGGGCTCATCGACTTCAACCCCGCGGTCCAGCGATTCCACGTTTCCCGGTGCAAGGCATACCTGGATTTCGCGTATGAATTAGGGGCCCGAAATGTACTCCTCGTCCTCGGCGAGTACATCTGGGAGCGGCAGGTCATCCCGCCGGCCGAGCAGTGGGCCACCGGGGTCAAACACCTCGCCGCCCTCGGGGACTACGCGGCCGCCCTCGGGGTCGAAATCGCCCTCGAACTGGAGCCGTTCAAGCTGTCGCTGTTGAACAGCGTTCCGAACATGGTGAAGTTCATCGACGACGTGAACCACCCGGCCGTGCGGGCGAACATCGACGTCAGCCACCTGCTCCTGGCGGGTTCGGCGCCCGAAGAGCTTCGGGCTCTCAAGGGCAAAGCGGCCCACGTCCACATCAGCGACTGCGACGGCAAGGTCCACGGCGACCTGCCGCCGGGCCGCGGGGTGGTCGACTTCGGGCCGTACCTGCGGGAAATCCGCGATCTGGCGATCGACGGGGCGATCAGCATCGAACTGGAGTATTCGCCCGAGCCAGACAAGATTGCGGATTGGGTCCGCGAAGCGTATACCGCGACCGACAGGTTGATGCGCGAGGCGGGTATCCCACGTTAG
- a CDS encoding pyruvate carboxylase, which yields MPDSLSQPIKKLLVANRSEIAIRVFRSAHELGIRTVAIYSHEDRFALHRFKADEAYRVGKPGEPIRAYLDIPGIVALAKEIGADAIHPGYGFLSENASFARACGEAGINFVGPRPEILEKLGDKVTARTIARKAGVPVLSGSDDPVTTIAGAKALAAQLGYPVIIKASMGGGGRGMRVVHSEDKLEESIASAQREAGTAFGVPDVFLEKFVQRAKHIEVQLLGDRHGNLVHLFERDCSIQRRHQKVVELAPAPNLDEKVRNAILDAALAVGRAVRIDNASTVEFLVDVDAGTFYFIEVNPRIQVEHTVTEVVTGYDIVKTQILIAQGTPLSDPEIGMGDQSKIVTHGYAIQSRVTTEDPANGFAPDYGRLSAYRSASGLGIRLDAGTAFSGAVITPFYDSLLVKVTASGIRFVDAARRMERCLQEFRIRGVKTNIPFLLNLITHPDFLDGVVTTRFLDETPALFQFSARRDRASKLLSYIAEVIVNGHPEVKNRTRPEPVADRVAVPFQQTTAPLPGDGQPTGLPKGTRDLLLELGPEGFARWVRGQKRLLVTDTTMRDAHQSLLATRMRSFDMLQIAPEYARRHADFFSLEMWGGATFDTSMRFLKESPWDRLTQLRERVPNVLFQMLLRAASAVGYSNYPDNVVKAFVKEAADAGMDVFRIFDACNWLPNLRMAIEAVRDTKAIAEASICYTGDILDPRRDKYSLKYYVDLAKELVKGGTHILAIKDMAGLLKPYAAKRLVKALRAEVDVPIHFHTHDAAGGQLASYLMAAEEGVDIVDCAFAPLSGVTAQPSLNALVEAMRFQDRDTGLKFDDLQKTALYWEGVRREYAPFESGQLASSSDVYLHEMPGGQATNLMQQANSLGLGDRWPDVCRTYADVNRLFGDIVKVTPTSKVVGDMTLFMLANGLAAADVLNPGREIAFPESVVEFFEGKLGQPPGGFPADLQARVLRGRKPMTDRPGALLKPADFGAAKKLLEDKFREAPSDRDVVSYLLYPKVYTDFAESQQRYSDLSVLPTSVFFYGMQKGEETSVEIEPGKRLIIKFLTIGDPHPDGKRLVFFELNGQPREVLVLDRSLTADPATVKVKAESGNPLHVAAPMPGAVVAVAVAAGEQVAAGQKLLTMEAMKMETTLYAERAGKVAEVLTKPGTQVEGGDLLIRLEQ from the coding sequence ATGCCTGATAGCCTCTCTCAGCCGATCAAGAAACTGCTCGTCGCGAACCGCAGCGAAATCGCCATCCGGGTGTTCCGGTCGGCCCACGAGTTGGGCATCCGGACCGTCGCGATCTATTCCCACGAAGACCGCTTCGCCCTGCACCGGTTCAAAGCCGACGAAGCCTACCGGGTCGGGAAGCCGGGCGAGCCGATTCGGGCGTACCTGGATATCCCGGGGATCGTCGCCCTCGCCAAGGAAATCGGCGCCGACGCCATCCACCCCGGGTACGGGTTCCTGTCCGAGAACGCCTCGTTCGCGCGGGCGTGCGGCGAGGCCGGAATCAACTTCGTCGGCCCGCGGCCGGAGATCCTCGAAAAGCTCGGCGACAAAGTCACCGCCCGGACCATCGCCCGCAAAGCCGGCGTGCCCGTCCTCTCCGGCAGTGACGACCCGGTCACGACCATTGCCGGGGCGAAAGCCCTCGCGGCCCAACTCGGCTACCCGGTCATCATCAAGGCGTCCATGGGCGGCGGCGGCCGCGGGATGCGAGTGGTCCACAGCGAGGACAAACTCGAAGAGTCGATCGCGTCCGCCCAGCGCGAGGCCGGCACCGCGTTCGGCGTGCCGGACGTCTTCCTGGAAAAGTTCGTCCAGCGGGCCAAGCACATCGAGGTCCAGCTCCTCGGCGACCGGCACGGGAACCTCGTCCACCTCTTCGAACGAGACTGCTCGATCCAGCGGCGGCACCAGAAGGTCGTCGAACTCGCCCCCGCCCCGAACCTGGACGAGAAGGTCCGGAACGCGATCCTGGACGCGGCTCTCGCGGTCGGCCGTGCCGTCCGCATCGACAACGCCAGCACCGTCGAGTTCCTGGTCGACGTGGATGCCGGGACGTTTTACTTCATCGAAGTCAACCCGCGAATTCAGGTCGAACACACGGTCACCGAAGTCGTGACCGGGTACGACATCGTCAAGACGCAGATCTTAATCGCGCAGGGCACCCCGCTTTCCGACCCCGAAATCGGGATGGGCGATCAGTCGAAAATCGTCACGCACGGGTACGCGATCCAGAGCCGAGTCACTACCGAAGACCCGGCCAACGGCTTCGCCCCGGATTACGGCCGGTTGTCTGCTTACCGGTCGGCGAGCGGGTTGGGCATCCGCCTCGACGCCGGGACTGCGTTCAGCGGTGCCGTGATCACGCCCTTCTACGACTCGCTGCTCGTAAAAGTGACCGCCAGCGGTATCCGCTTCGTGGACGCCGCCCGCCGGATGGAGAGGTGTCTCCAGGAATTCCGCATCCGCGGCGTGAAGACGAACATCCCGTTCCTGCTCAACCTCATCACCCACCCGGACTTCCTCGACGGCGTCGTCACCACCCGGTTTCTGGACGAAACGCCTGCCCTGTTTCAATTTAGCGCCCGCCGCGACCGCGCGAGCAAGTTGCTCAGCTACATCGCCGAGGTGATCGTCAACGGCCACCCCGAGGTCAAAAACCGGACGCGCCCGGAGCCGGTCGCGGATCGCGTCGCCGTGCCGTTCCAGCAGACCACGGCCCCACTACCGGGCGACGGCCAACCCACCGGCCTGCCGAAGGGAACCCGCGATCTACTACTCGAACTCGGACCGGAAGGGTTCGCCAGGTGGGTCCGCGGCCAGAAGCGGTTGCTCGTCACCGACACGACCATGCGGGACGCCCACCAGTCGCTGCTCGCGACGCGGATGCGGTCGTTCGACATGCTGCAAATTGCGCCGGAGTACGCCCGGCGACACGCCGACTTCTTCTCGCTCGAAATGTGGGGCGGGGCCACGTTCGACACCTCGATGCGGTTCCTCAAAGAGTCGCCCTGGGACCGACTCACGCAGCTCCGCGAGCGGGTGCCGAACGTCCTCTTCCAGATGCTCCTCCGGGCCGCCAGCGCGGTCGGGTATTCAAACTACCCGGACAACGTCGTGAAGGCGTTCGTGAAGGAAGCGGCCGACGCCGGGATGGACGTGTTCCGCATCTTCGACGCCTGCAACTGGCTGCCGAACCTGCGGATGGCCATCGAGGCCGTCCGCGACACCAAGGCGATCGCCGAGGCCTCGATCTGCTACACCGGCGACATCCTCGACCCGCGGCGGGACAAGTACAGCCTGAAGTATTACGTCGACCTGGCCAAGGAACTGGTTAAAGGGGGCACACATATTCTGGCCATCAAAGACATGGCCGGATTGCTGAAGCCCTACGCGGCGAAGCGACTGGTGAAGGCGCTGCGGGCCGAGGTCGACGTGCCGATCCACTTCCACACGCACGACGCGGCGGGCGGGCAGCTCGCGTCGTACCTGATGGCTGCCGAGGAGGGGGTGGACATCGTCGACTGCGCCTTCGCCCCGCTGTCCGGCGTGACCGCGCAGCCGAGCCTCAACGCGCTGGTCGAGGCGATGCGGTTTCAGGACCGCGACACCGGCCTGAAGTTCGATGACCTCCAAAAAACGGCCCTGTACTGGGAAGGCGTCCGCCGCGAATACGCCCCGTTCGAGTCCGGTCAACTCGCCAGCTCGTCTGATGTCTACCTACACGAGATGCCGGGCGGACAGGCGACGAACCTGATGCAGCAGGCGAACTCGCTCGGCCTCGGCGACCGCTGGCCGGACGTCTGCCGGACCTACGCGGACGTCAACCGGCTGTTCGGCGACATCGTCAAAGTCACGCCCACGTCGAAGGTCGTGGGCGACATGACGCTGTTCATGCTCGCGAACGGGTTGGCCGCCGCGGACGTGCTGAACCCGGGCCGCGAGATCGCGTTCCCCGAGTCGGTGGTCGAGTTCTTCGAGGGCAAGCTCGGCCAACCGCCGGGCGGGTTCCCCGCGGACCTGCAGGCCCGCGTCCTCCGCGGGCGGAAGCCGATGACCGACCGCCCGGGGGCGTTGCTCAAGCCGGCCGACTTCGGGGCAGCCAAGAAGCTTCTGGAAGACAAATTCCGCGAAGCCCCGAGCGACCGCGATGTCGTTTCTTATCTGCTGTACCCAAAGGTCTACACCGACTTCGCCGAGAGCCAGCAGCGGTATTCGGACTTGAGCGTGCTGCCGACGTCGGTCTTCTTCTACGGGATGCAGAAGGGCGAGGAAACGAGTGTCGAGATCGAGCCGGGTAAACGGCTCATCATCAAGTTCTTGACGATTGGCGACCCGCATCCGGACGGAAAGCGGTTGGTGTTTTTCGAGCTGAACGGGCAACCGCGGGAAGTTTTGGTCCTCGACCGCTCACTGACGGCGGACCCGGCGACCGTGAAGGTGAAGGCCGAGAGCGGCAACCCGCTCCACGTCGCGGCCCCGATGCCGGGGGCGGTGGTCGCGGTCGCGGTCGCGGCCGGCGAGCAGGTGGCGGCGGGCCAGAAACTGCTCACGATGGAAGCGATGAAGATGGAAACGACGCTCTACGCCGAGCGGGCCGGGAAAGTGGCCGAGGTGCTGACCAAGCCCGGCACCCAGGTCGAGGGCGGGGACTTACTGATCCGGCTGGAGCAATAA
- a CDS encoding DUF6444 domain-containing protein, producing MTALNAEIAALRAQVAHLSERLGQNSTNSYHPPSFDPPHAKPSPRRTPSGKKRGANPGTPSATGPASVIIVTDAESLRCKVRAVYDRGDRFAVG from the coding sequence ATCACCGCCCTCAACGCTGAGATCGCGGCCCTCCGCGCCCAGGTTGCCCATCTCTCCGAACGACTCGGCCAAAACTCGACCAACTCGTATCACCCGCCGTCGTTCGACCCACCGCACGCCAAGCCCTCTCCACGCCGAACACCGTCTGGCAAGAAACGGGGGGCCAACCCGGGCACTCCAAGCGCGACCGGCCCAGCCTCGGTGATAATAGTAACGGATGCGGAGAGTCTGAGGTGTAAGGTGAGAGCGGTGTATGATAGAGGGGATAGGTTTGCGGTAGGCTGA
- a CDS encoding WD40 repeat domain-containing protein, which yields MLFICIPIAVLCQIGHKPIKTLECDSVVLSFAAFSPNGAYIASAGRDGIKVWETEGFKLKCSNGGHDKILYGDRRISAYVNQIIYFDNGSAFATIATDKTLRVWDAENCKQLFRVNINTSASQFAFLKGNHSLAMSDGSEAIKIWNIERGEELFEIGTKKFKPYAVTCDAKCEIMAIGNSDASLEIWNVAKRKRILNLVGHKEKIICVSFSSNGLLIASSDWSGKLIIWNAISAKQLFEFNINEGTLGFLQFIENDKYLLWADLHSDRIFITDISDGKCASCIFAEGLSGVCYDRNNRLIASWQHTSIKFWPIPLR from the coding sequence ATGCTATTCATATGTATACCTATAGCGGTATTGTGTCAAATTGGGCACAAACCGATTAAAACACTCGAATGCGACTCAGTAGTTCTGTCCTTTGCCGCATTTAGCCCGAATGGCGCGTATATTGCGAGTGCAGGCAGAGACGGCATCAAGGTATGGGAGACAGAAGGATTTAAGCTAAAGTGTTCAAACGGCGGACACGACAAAATATTATACGGCGACCGACGCATATCAGCATATGTTAATCAGATTATTTACTTTGATAATGGCAGCGCCTTTGCGACAATAGCGACAGACAAGACATTGCGGGTTTGGGACGCGGAGAATTGCAAGCAATTATTTCGCGTAAATATCAATACCAGTGCCTCTCAATTTGCTTTCCTGAAGGGCAACCACTCTCTGGCAATGTCGGACGGAAGTGAAGCGATTAAAATTTGGAACATTGAAAGAGGGGAAGAATTATTTGAAATAGGCACCAAGAAGTTCAAACCTTACGCAGTGACGTGTGACGCCAAGTGTGAAATCATGGCAATCGGAAACTCTGATGCCAGTCTTGAAATTTGGAATGTGGCAAAGCGTAAGCGCATTCTCAATTTGGTTGGCCACAAGGAGAAAATAATTTGCGTCTCTTTTAGTAGTAACGGATTACTGATTGCCTCAAGTGATTGGTCGGGAAAACTAATAATTTGGAATGCCATATCGGCAAAGCAGCTTTTTGAATTTAATATCAATGAAGGAACGCTAGGCTTTCTTCAATTCATCGAGAACGATAAATATTTACTGTGGGCAGACCTTCATTCTGATAGAATATTTATTACAGATATATCCGATGGGAAATGCGCTAGCTGCATTTTTGCCGAAGGATTGTCAGGTGTATGTTACGATCGCAACAACCGTTTGATCGCTTCCTGGCAACATACGTCTATAAAATTTTGGCCAATTCCACTCCGATAA